A region of Lycium barbarum isolate Lr01 chromosome 1, ASM1917538v2, whole genome shotgun sequence DNA encodes the following proteins:
- the LOC132608035 gene encoding uncharacterized protein LOC132608035: MIVVAQHRNQYYGRSRAHDPARFESFGSPPNCRAFESRAGSFQTQSKSCKKPVTKRDSSGSLSPKTRSPLASLPVNTLKSYSEDQKKSRKPARSSTVAIPFNLKVDVGSRNEVFLNDEFPFSELWAGPAYSNSPSPSSLPMPKFSLRPKRTASLEFPASASDIDLCPVAKSAPASPTRERSPSPGIVFDCTDSATQTLRRMLNLEITDG, from the coding sequence ATGATTGTTGTTGCTCAGCATCGGAATCAATACTATGGGAGAAGTAGGGCACATGATCCTGCCCGATTTGAGTCATTTGGTTCACCTCCTAATTGCCGGGCTTTTGAGTCCCGAGCAGGTTCATTTCAAACCCAATCGAAGTCTTGCAAGAAACCTGTCACTAAACGGGACTCCTCGGGTTCTTTGTCTCCCAAAACACGATCACCTTTAGCATCACTGCCTGTTAATACTCTTAAGTCTTACTCTGAAgatcaaaagaaatcaagaaaacCAGCCAGAAGTAGCACGGTTGCGATACCATTTAACCTCAAAGTGGATGTTGGTTCTAGGAATGAGGTTTTCTTGAATGATGAGTTTCCATTTTCTGAACTATGGGCGGGACCAGCATATTCAAATTCTCCTTCCCCTAGTTCTTTGCCCATGCCCAAATTTTCTCTCAGGCCTAAAAGGACTGCCTCTCTTGAATTTCCTGCTTCAGCGTCTGATATTGATTTATGTCCCGTTGCCAAGTCAGCACCAGCATCCCCAACCAGGGAGCGTAGCCCTTCTCCAGGAATTGTATTTGACTGTACTGACTCTGCGACACAGACTCTTCGTCGCATGCTCAACCTTGAAATTACAGATGGATGA